The Microplitis mediator isolate UGA2020A chromosome 8, iyMicMedi2.1, whole genome shotgun sequence genome has a window encoding:
- the LOC130672824 gene encoding uncharacterized protein LOC130672824, producing the protein MIVSKIGVLFCVLAVYQVNSAPAVGQPEFDGSFQRQYLPYIQATTADGTKTILTPQNLLDLSTRLQSEGSPSTTTYEIIGINGFSRILSDHHLDRLANREVMAIVDTKMLNQPGFGHLFITVDSEGTLKTFIYNMNLSEAFEKESADGGYPHSSSEGSYHRSPSPSSHTSVVSI; encoded by the exons atgattGTGTCAAAGATTGGAGTTCTTTTCTGTGTACTTGCTGTTTATCAA gttAACTCAGCACCTGCTGTAGGACAACCTGAGTTTGATGGATCATTCCAACGACAATATTTACCTTACATCCAAGCAACTACCGCTGACGGTACAAAAACAATATTAACACCGCAAAATCTACTTGATTTGAGTACAAGATTGCAATCCGAAGGCTCACCATCTACGACAACATACGAAATCATTGGCATCAATGGATTTTCTCGTATTCTATCTGACCATCACTTGGATCGTTTAGCAAATCGTGAAGTAATGGCGATTGTAGACACTAAGATGCTGAATCAACCTGGCTTTGGACATTTGTTCATAACTGTTGACAGTGAGGGaactttaaaaacttttatttacaatatgaATCTGAGTGAAGCCTTTGAAAAAGAGTCAGCAGATGGAGGCTATCCGCATTCATCATCCGAGGGTTCTTATCACCGTAGTCCATCTCCATCTTCCCATACGTCTGTTGtttcaatttaa